In Nostoc edaphicum CCNP1411, the sequence TGGTAACGGCACTGGCGGTATAGGCTTTGACTGGCAGATTAGCGATCGCATCAGTTTCCAAGGCGTTTATAGTTCAGAAATCCCCAGTTTTCCTGGCAACATCAAGCAGGGTGGACTATTTGGCGGTAGATTTACTGCTGGCGCTCAGTTAAGTTTAGCACCCACCAATAACATTGATGTCGGCGTACATTATCTTTATTCCCACTCCCCAGATGGCTTACTGGGAAGTGGTATCGGCGATTCTCAACTAATTTCGCCTTTTGCAGATCCTACAGCTTTTGATACCCACGCAATTGGTGCTACCGTTGCTTGGCGAATTAACCCTAACTTGCAGTTGGGCGGTTGGGGTGGCTTTACTTCCTCCAAACCAGTTAACCTTTCTGGAAGTGTGGAATCTACCAACTGGATGGTGTTTGCGGCTTTTCCCAACTTGCTGCGTTCTGGGAATTTAGGGGGCGTTCTCGTCGGACAACCGCCCAAAATTACTTCTAGTACTTTACCCGAAGGCTTAAATTTTCCCAACTTTTCTGATGGGGGGACAGCAGGCGGACGTACTGACACATCAATTCACGTAGAAGTTTTTTACCGCGCCCAACTGAGCGACAATATCGCCCTGACTCCCGGCTTATTCGTCATTTTCAATCCCGATCACAATTCTGCTAACGATGCATTAGTCGTTGGGACATTAAGAGCTACTTTCCGGTTTTAATTTTGTACTGGTGTAAATGTAATTAAATACGCTGTTTAGATACTGGCTAATTCAGTATTAGATGCTTTCATTATCCAGTGATAGCAAGGAAAAATCGTACCTAAACCTATGCGTGTTTTTTTTCATAGGTGATTAAAGGAGCAAATTTTTTATGAAATTAGATTCATTCACTAAATTGGGTTATGCAGTTGTTAGCAGCAGCAGTTTAGCCGCAGCCTTCATCGGTTTAGGTGGAACAAGTGCTTTTGCTCAAATTACAATCCAAAGCACTGGGACATTATCAGGCACTATCCAGCTTCCCAGCATTAATCCCAATTTCAATCAAAGCACTACTCGTATTGATACAGACAACACGGGAACTTACTCGCGGAACTTAGGAACTAATAATAATCCTAATTACGTTCCTGTATACAAGTCAGATTATGTACAAGTAAGAACACGTAATGATGGAAGTCTGCATTATTATGTTGACTTTAAAGGCATTCCGATTGTCTCATTCAATGGCGTTCTGACTTCGCCGATTCTCTCTGACGGTGAATTGACACCCTATAAATACCAGGGAAGATTGGCAGGAACTACATTTCAAGGAGTAGTTCAGGATGAATTTAATCTCACAAAAGCCTTATACACTGGAATTGTCACCGATCCCAAGACTGGAAACCAGTATCAGGGCACTTTTGAAGTGAGTGGATATGGAGTGCGATATAGCGATCGCAATGGTAGTGCAACCCCCACAGTCTTTGATTTCAAGTCTGATCTCCCAGGTTCCCCAAAGGTGACATCTTTGGAAATGACTAACGCACCCCTAGCAAGAATACAAATCAAAGTACCTGCAACTGCAACTCTCATAACTCCCACGCCCGTAGTTGACGGTGGTAGCACACCCACTCCCCCGCCCGTAGTTAGCGGTGGCAATACACCCACTCCCCCGCCAGTAATTAGCGGTGGTAGTACACCCATTCCCCCACTAGTAATTGATGGTGGTAGCACACCCACTCCTACACCTGTAGTTAGTGGTAGTAGTGCGATCGCTCCTGCGTCTGTAGTTAATGGTGGTAACACATTCACTGTTACGCCAATAGTTGATGGTGGTAACACATTCACTGTTACACCAATAGTTGATGGTGGCGCTTCCTCGACACCTACAACCTACACATCTGGATCTAATTCTCCATCACTCTCTACTACACCTAATATGGAATTCAGTAGTGGTAATTCCCTGGAAGTCAACCCTGCAACCCTAGCTCAAGCTGCTTGTTCACAGGATTCTGCCAAGAGTTGTGCAATATCCGCTTCACCCAAACAAGCGATCGGCCCCCGTAGTCGAGTACTACTGCGTTAGTTAAACGCGATGTGCAAGTTAATATTCTGACCTCACTTCCATTCCTCTCTCCTAAAAGGAGAGAGGCTTTGATTTTTGCTCCCCAACGCTAGTAGGGAAGGGGTTGGGGGTTAGGTTTGAGATAAAGTCGCACATGGCGTTAGTTAAGGACTTTCACATAAAAATATCCAACCGGGTGGGCGTCTCGCCACTGGTGTCAACTTAAGCCAAAAATAGCGTACTGATTAGGTGTTGTTCACCCGCCAGGGATTTACAATCCCTGACTAATTGCTCAAGTCTACTGAAGTAGACTGAAAATTTTTGCGCTCTAAAGTCCTCTTCAGAGGACTTTAGCTATGAGACAGGGATTTACAATCCCTGGCGGACGTGCGGTTTCGCGTTAAGTTGACACCAATGGCGTCTCGCCCGCCCCTAATAACAAAAACTTTGGGTACTTCTGGAACTCTAGCAAGGCAAAATGAAATCAATATAATAGCCAGGACAGGGGCAATATTGCAATTTAAAAAGTCCACCAGAAGTTATTCGCGGCGTTTTTGCTGCTCAGACTTCCTTTCGGTGGTAGATTTTACCCTGATGATTTTCTGGCTATACTAGTGACTTAAGCCGATTGATTGACAAATTTTATCTCTCAGCATGAAATATACAAAAACTCTAAACTTTGGACATATATTTCAGTGTGTATTTACTTTTAACTGACACAACAATATTGTCTGATATTGGAGAAAAGTAATTTTTTTGGGGAACTAAAAAAGTTTATCAATCAATCATTAGAGTGAATATAAATCAATCAAATATCTTCCGAGTAAGCACCTATGAAAGAAGAATTGATAGCCAGAGTTGTGCAGGTATTGCAAATTAATATGAGATGGATGACTTGGAATTTATTTCTGGCTTTTATACCTTTGGCTTTGAGTGTGTGGCTATTTCGTATAAAGCGCGGTGGCACTTGGCTTTGGTGGCTAGGATTCTTAGTTTTCTACGCTTTCTTACCAAATGCACCATATTTGTTGACCGATGTAATTCATTTGATAGATGATATCCGCACGATTCAATCGGTTTGGATGATTACTTTAGTCCTCATTCCTGTATATTTGCTAGTAATTCTCGGTGGATTTGAAGCTTATGTAATATCGTTAATTAATTGGGGTCACTACTTACATCGCATCGGTAAAAGCCACTGGATTTGGCGCGTTGAGTTGATTACTCATTTTCTGTGTGCGGTTGGTGTCTATTGGGGACGATTTTTGCGTTTCAACAGTTGGGATTTTATTACTCAACCGGATGCTTTACTTACCAAAGGGGTAGAAGAAATTCTTGGGAAACAGCCCTTGGTGATTATTGCTATCACCTTTGTGGTACTTGCAGGTTTGTACTGGATTATGAAACGAGTAACTTTAGGTCTTAGTCAACGAGATAGTAGAATAGGGATAAACTCAGAACGCGCAAACTCTAACACGCCAAACATTTGATAAATGTGGCTATTTTGGCTTTTAAATTTTGGGTTTTAATTAGTAATTCTCAAACATGAATATTGCCTGTCAAAAGAAAGATGCAACTAAAGCCTCTTTGAGGTGAAATAAACTCAGAGGCAAAGGTTGAACTTCAACCGTCGCCATCTGAGAATAACGTCCCATCAGATCATTTAATACCGATGGTCTGATGCATCTGGTCACGTTGATAGGAGGGATATTAATATGCAATTAATTTCTAGAGAGGAGATAAAGACATTAATAGAACAGCCAAAAGGAAATTGTGTTTCAATTTATATGCCAACACACCCAGCCGGGGCAGAAGTGCGACAAGACCTCATTCGCTTTAAAAATTTGGTCAAGGAAGCGGAGAATCGTTTAATTGATGCGGGTTTGGAACAGAAAGAAGCGATCGCATTGCTAGAAAAATCCCATGAGATTGATACCCAAGAGTTTTGGGAGCAAAAGGGAGAGCAAGGGCTGGCGATTTTTATTTCTGAAAATATTTTTCGCTATTACACGCTACCAATTGATTTTCAAGAGTTGGTCGTGGTTACAGATCGATTTCATATCAAGCCACTGCTGCCAATTTTAAATGGTAATGGTCGCTTCTATGTGCTGGCTTTGAGCCAACAAGATGTCAGATTCTTTGAAGGAACACGCTACACCGTCAATGAGGTGGAAGTAGAAAATCTTCCTAAAAGTCTAGATGAAGCTTTGCAAAAAGACGAGACTGCTAAAGAAGGTCAGTTCCGGCTTGCAACATCAAGAGGGGGAACCGCCAATTCCTTTTCGCAACCAGGTACGTTTCACGGACAGGGAAGCCCTGAAAAGGATAAACAACAAGAATACATACTACAATTCTTTCAGATTATTGATGGCGCATTGCACGAAAAACTGCGATCGCAAAAAGCCCCTTTGGTACTGGCTGGGGTAGAATATCTCTTGCCTTTATATAGACAGGCAAATACTTACCAGCATTTGATGGATGAAGCTATCACTGGTAATCCAGAGATACTCAGCGCCCAAGAGTTACATGATCAAGCTTGGCCGATTGTCGAGGCTGATTTCCAAAAGTCGCAGCAAGAGGTTTTGGAGCAATTTCACGAATTGTTTGGCGGTGATACTGGTAAAGCATCTAACAACCTCAAAGAAATTGTCTCAGCGGCTTATTACCAACGAGTCGATTCCTTACTAGTTGCAGTTGGTCAGCAACAGTGGGGTTTATTCGATCCAACCTCAGAAACGGTTTATTTGCATCCAGAAAAAGAAGCTGGTGATGAGGATTTGTTGGATTTTGTTGCTGCTCATACTTTATTAAATGGTGGTACGGTTTACGCTGTCCCCTTTGAACAGATTCCATATAGCACAGCCGTTGCGGCGATTTACCGATATTAAAGATTTCGGTTTTTCACGCGTAGGCGTAGCCCGTCGTAGACATCGCTACCCCACCATATAAGTATATTGAGGTGGGGTATTTTGTAATATCGTTAAAAATCGGCACTCTTGAAAGCATTAGCTATGGAGCTTGTAATGCTGAAGCATTGCTTGATGGTCGCCATTTATAACGCGGAACCCATTGAAGGATTTCTTTAGCGAGTTGGGTGTTAATCAAGGCTTTATAAGGTTCATATTCATATTCATTACCTCCGCGCCAATCCACTTCAGGAAGTAAAGATTGAGCCATTTCTTGACTAGTTCGATGGGCCGAAGAAATGTCATCAGCGCATAGTAACAAGGTAACATGACCAGGATTAGGGCAGAATAAAGCAGATCGCGCTGCTTCTGCGGCGTCTCTCACATCCAGAAAAGCGCCGTATTCCCAAAATGGATTCCACTCAAAATCGGGATTAGCTTGTCGATTAGAAATAATAAAATCGTAAGTTTCTTCATCAAATACACCAGGTGGTCGCAAACAAATAGTTGGGATACCTGTGCTATCGGTAAAATATCTGCACATTTCTTCACCAAGCCGCTTGGAAACAGCATAAGGCGTAGTTGGATAACAAAGATGATTGTCATCTAAAGGAAGATAATCCGGTTTTCTCTCACCTTTAAAGATTCCCAAAACATCAACACTGCTGAAGAAAACAACACGTTTGAGTTTTGCCTCTGCTGCTGCTGAAAGAATATGCGAAGTTCCGAGAAGATTCACTGCCATTATTTCATCGGGCATATCCTCAGATTTTCCAAGTAGCGCTGCAAGATGAACAACTGCATCACAGTCAACAAGTGCTGAACTAATTTCATTTGGATTCAGAATATTATGACCATTTTCTATATCAAAGCCAATCACTTCACATCCGTCAGCACGCAAAACTTTTTCAACAACTGAACCAATCATTCCTTGGTTGCCAGTAACTAATACTTTCATAACACTCAGGAGTATTTCTCATATTTCCTAATATGCATACTTATACTAATTCAATTAATGATTGCAACACATCATTGGGTAAAGACGCGATGAATCGCGTCTCTACAAATGGTTTATTTGTCGCATTCTTTTTTTAATTGGTATTAGAATTAAAGACATTTTCAATTTTTACTTAACTCTGCTAATTTTAGATTTTTCCTTCAATCTAAAATCAAAATTGAATCACTCTTAACTAATACAGTTTTCGTCGTGCTGCTGCTAAGATTAGACGTTGTTCAGCACGAGCGATCGCTTGATATGTTCGCTCCACTGCTTCCGGTTCCACGGAAATGGAAGTAATACCCCATTCCACTAACTTATCGATGATTTCTGGATATAGGGCTGGTGCTTGACCGCAGATTGAACAAGGGATACCGGCAGTTTGAGCCATTTGGATAAGTTGAGCGATCGCACTCATCACTGCTGGATGACGTTCGTTAAATACTTTTGCTAGCTGTCCTTGTTCTCGATCCACTCCGAGCAATAATTGGGTCAGGTCATTTGTACCAATAGAAATTCCGGCTACACCTGCTTTGACATATTCTGGCAATAAAAATAGGACGCTTGGCACTTCTGCCATCATCCATAATTGAAATTGCGCCACTTCGGTTAAAAAAGCTTGCTCAACTTTACGACGACAAAAGACAAATTCTTCCACAGTCCGCACAAAGGGCAATAGTAGGTTGACATTGCTGTAGCCAGCTTGCTGTACACTCGCCAAAGCTTGGAGTTCCAATTCAAATACTGCGGGATTTCGTAAATAGCTAAAAGTCCCGCGTTCACCTAACATCGACTGGGGAGAAGATTCTAAATTATCACTCAATGATGGTAAATCCTGCGATCGCCAATCTAAAGAACGATAAAAAATTGGTCTTGGTGCAAAAGCACGGGCAAACTGCATAATCTGCTCAGACCATAGTTCTAATAATTCTGCCTGACGCCCGCTTAAAATCCAACTATTAGGATGTTGCCCGTTTAATATATTTAGTACCATCAATTCTGAGCGTAACAATCCCACCCCATCCACAGGCAAGCTTTGCACTTGTTCTACTAAAGTGGACTGACTTAAATTAACCAGCAGTTGGGTAACAATCATAGGTAGAGGAAACGTAACAGCAGGATGGGGGGCTTTTGGCTTGGGGTGATGGGGGGAAAGAAGATTTTCTTCTCTTCCTTTCTCCATCTCCTCCTTTGAATCTCCTTTGATCCGATAAACTTCTCCTCTGTCGCCATCAAGTAGCAGTCGTTCGCCAGTTTGAATTAAAGTGGTGGCAGATGTGGCGTTTACTACTGCTGTGATACCTAATTCTCTCGCCAGAATTGCAGCATGGCTGGTTAATCCCCCTTGTTCTGTGATAATACCAGCAACTTGTTGCAGTAATGGCAACCAATCAGGTGTAATTGTTGGTACTACTAAAATCACTCCCTTGGGTAGTTGTTCGGGTTTATGTTGTGGATTAATAATTACCAGGGCAGTTGCCACAACACGTCCCCCGGCTGCTCCTAGTCCCCGAATGAAGTGTAAGTGGGGAATTACAGATTGGGGAGGACTAACTTGTGTGATGTAGAGTTTGCCAGATGTATTGTGCCCACCGATAGTCCATTTAATGGTGAAGGTTTTACCCAGTTCACTCACCAGTTGAGTTCCTAGAGCAATTATTTGTTGTAAGTATTGTTCTTGTAAAGAGTACTGTTTTTGTTGCGCTTCCTGAAGTAGATAGGTACTCAGACAAGTGTGATCTGTTGTTAGCACTGAGTTCGGCACGGGTTGCGAAAAAGCTCTAGGTGTTGCATTATCAACACCATAAGCCAGCATTTTATTGCCCAGTTGTTGCTCAAGCACAACCCCAGTTTCCGGTTGAATGTAGTAGATATCTGGCTGGACTTCACCTTGAGCGATCGCAATTCCTAATCCCCAAGTAGCCTCAATTTCCCACCCAGAAGGGTTTGCTGTGAGCAAGCCACTGGCGATCGCATTCTCAACAGGTTGCACCAAAACGGCGAGATTAATTTGTTGCAGATTAATTCCTGAATGCTGCCAATATAATAAACTTCTCGCCCGAAATATCTGGCTCCAGGTACGCTTTAGGGCAAAAGCGATCGCTTCGGGTTCGCACTCACAAAATACCGACTCCAGCAAACCCGATATATTCTTCATCCCTGGGTTAGCAGTTGATACTGCTAAAGTCGGTCGAAGAATCAAACAGCCAGTTTGCCATTCTCTAGCTGCTTGGAAAATTGTACTCACCCACTCCTGTGGGACAGTCGCAGTGAGAATTTCTTGGCGCAAGCGACTAGCCACCTGCTGAAGTTGACGCCAATTAGTGACATCCAGGTGTAATGAAGAATGGGGTAAGTCAGCCACTAATGACTCTGAACTATTGAGATTTTCGAGAAATTGTCGTAAAATTTCCGCTGAAACCACAAAACCAGGCACTACCGGATAGCCACGCTGGATAATTTTGCTCAAGTAAAACGCTTTGTCACCTACCTTGGCGCGGTCTTGTAGTTTAATTTGGTCTAGCCAGTAGAGTTTATCCACTCAATTTTTAGTTGTCAGTTGTCTATTTGTAGCCATAGCTATTCCCTCCTGGTACATTATCAGCCGTCAATCCACTGACTACTGAATCAGCACTCCTCAATAGGAATAGTTTCCAGCATTTACGTTGAATTTACCGACCTTGTTAGTGGCTAATTGCTCGTTACACGATGTATTACTGTAGTTCAACTCCTTTGGAAATCAAATTTTTGCCTTCATTTTGCCTCCTTTCCCTAAAAGTAGGGGTTTAGTTCTTTTACGAGATTCTACATGGCGGTATCATATTTAATTATTAGGTGTATGGGTTAAATCTAGCAATTTAAGGTAAAATTTTATAGCATGAGTCATTTTAAATATCCCAAAAACTATTTAATAAACTTAAAATTCATGTAGTTTGCCGAAATTATGATCACTGCCATAATTTCGCAATGCAAACCTCAATTTATTGACCGAAAGATTATATTACTGAAAAATAATCCTAACAATGGAAGATATTAATTTAGTGGCTTAAAAAGCATTACTGAATCGATAGAATCCAAATACGAGATAGGCTATTGCACTAAACCCATTAGATTAAACTCCATTAATAAAAATATTACCAGTTAACCTAGTATATAGAATACCCTATACCAGACTAAGCATTGTCAAACACTTACTACCTTGCAACTGATGATTGGCTGAATATAAGCTTCCGGCTATGCATTGCATTGGTTGTTGGAGCAATAATCGGCTTAGACCGCGAAATTAAACGCAAACCAGCCGGTTTAAGAACTCACATGCTGGTGAGTTTCGGTTCAGCCATTTTTATTTTGACAATTATGCAAACAGGAGGACTACAAACCAGTCCTGATGAAATTAGTCGGGTGATTGAGAGGGATGCAATTAGCCGGGTGATTCAGGGGATTGCAACTGGTATAGGATTTCTCGGTGCTGGAGAAATTGTGCGCCAATCTTCCCAAGAATCACAGCGACTTGAAATTCACGGACTCACGTCAGCAGCAGCTATTTGGGTTTCGGCTGCTTTGGGAATTGCTGCTGGCTGCGGTTTATGGCAGTTAGGATTAATCGCTTCTCTGCTGACTTTTGTAGTTCTCAACGTTTTTAAAAGGTTAGAATAATTTATACATTACTGTGGGATTATTTCTCCTGATTTCACAAAAAGAATTTGTGAGGACTTCAACCATTGCGAATCAAAAGAACCCAAGTGAGTGGTAGTAATTAGGGTTTGAAAACGATCTTGAATGGCATCAAGCAATTGATTTTGACGAGATAAATCGAGTTCGGCAAGAACATCATCAAGTAATAGCAATGGTGGCTCTTTGACGACTTCTTCAATTAATTGTAATTCAGCTAATTTTAAGGCTAGAACTAGCGTTCGTTGTTGACCTTGAGAACCGTATTGACGAGCAGGTGTCTGGTTAATAGTTAATTCTATTTCGTCACGATGGGGGCCAACAAGGGTAGTGCCTTGGTGCATTTCAGCAATCGTTCGCTGCTGAATTTTTGCTAAAAAAGCTTGCTGCACTTCTTCTAGACGGTTATCCTCTAAAGGAATATTCGGCACGTAATTAATTTGCAGAACTTCTGTACTGCCGCTAATACTGGCGTGCCAAGCACTTGCAATAGGAGCTAATCTTTGAATGGCGCGATCGCGTCGTCTAATGACCCTGGTTCCTGTGGTCGCTAATTGTGCATCCCACACCGCCAATTCTGAGTGTAGAGATGTTGCATCCAAGGTTTCTACATGGCGTTTTAAAAAGGCATTGCGCTGGCGTAACACATGGTTATACTGCTGCAAAATGTGAGCATAAACTGGTTCGAGTTGAATTAAGAGTGTATCTAACCAGTTTCGGCGACCTTCCG encodes:
- a CDS encoding DUF1361 domain-containing protein — translated: MKEELIARVVQVLQINMRWMTWNLFLAFIPLALSVWLFRIKRGGTWLWWLGFLVFYAFLPNAPYLLTDVIHLIDDIRTIQSVWMITLVLIPVYLLVILGGFEAYVISLINWGHYLHRIGKSHWIWRVELITHFLCAVGVYWGRFLRFNSWDFITQPDALLTKGVEEILGKQPLVIIAITFVVLAGLYWIMKRVTLGLSQRDSRIGINSERANSNTPNI
- a CDS encoding NAD-dependent epimerase/dehydratase family protein — its product is MKVLVTGNQGMIGSVVEKVLRADGCEVIGFDIENGHNILNPNEISSALVDCDAVVHLAALLGKSEDMPDEIMAVNLLGTSHILSAAAEAKLKRVVFFSSVDVLGIFKGERKPDYLPLDDNHLCYPTTPYAVSKRLGEEMCRYFTDSTGIPTICLRPPGVFDEETYDFIISNRQANPDFEWNPFWEYGAFLDVRDAAEAARSALFCPNPGHVTLLLCADDISSAHRTSQEMAQSLLPEVDWRGGNEYEYEPYKALINTQLAKEILQWVPRYKWRPSSNASALQAP
- the recF gene encoding DNA replication/repair protein RecF (All proteins in this family for which functions are known are DNA-binding proteins that assist the filamentation of RecA onto DNA for the initiation of recombination or recombinational repair.); this encodes MYLKTINLRQFRNYQDQKVEFTAAKTILVGNNAQGKSNLLEAVELLATLRSHRMARDRDLVQEGEAIAQINATLERQTGVSDLTLTLRRNGRRSVAINGESIRRQMDFLGVLNAVQFSSLDLDLVRSGPEGRRNWLDTLLIQLEPVYAHILQQYNHVLRQRNAFLKRHVETLDATSLHSELAVWDAQLATTGTRVIRRRDRAIQRLAPIASAWHASISGSTEVLQINYVPNIPLEDNRLEEVQQAFLAKIQQRTIAEMHQGTTLVGPHRDEIELTINQTPARQYGSQGQQRTLVLALKLAELQLIEEVVKEPPLLLLDDVLAELDLSRQNQLLDAIQDRFQTLITTTHLGSFDSQWLKSSQILFVKSGEIIPQ
- a CDS encoding MgtC/SapB family protein — protein: MSNTYYLATDDWLNISFRLCIALVVGAIIGLDREIKRKPAGLRTHMLVSFGSAIFILTIMQTGGLQTSPDEISRVIERDAISRVIQGIATGIGFLGAGEIVRQSSQESQRLEIHGLTSAAAIWVSAALGIAAGCGLWQLGLIASLLTFVVLNVFKRLE
- a CDS encoding putative PEP-binding protein, whose translation is MDKLYWLDQIKLQDRAKVGDKAFYLSKIIQRGYPVVPGFVVSAEILRQFLENLNSSESLVADLPHSSLHLDVTNWRQLQQVASRLRQEILTATVPQEWVSTIFQAAREWQTGCLILRPTLAVSTANPGMKNISGLLESVFCECEPEAIAFALKRTWSQIFRARSLLYWQHSGINLQQINLAVLVQPVENAIASGLLTANPSGWEIEATWGLGIAIAQGEVQPDIYYIQPETGVVLEQQLGNKMLAYGVDNATPRAFSQPVPNSVLTTDHTCLSTYLLQEAQQKQYSLQEQYLQQIIALGTQLVSELGKTFTIKWTIGGHNTSGKLYITQVSPPQSVIPHLHFIRGLGAAGGRVVATALVIINPQHKPEQLPKGVILVVPTITPDWLPLLQQVAGIITEQGGLTSHAAILARELGITAVVNATSATTLIQTGERLLLDGDRGEVYRIKGDSKEEMEKGREENLLSPHHPKPKAPHPAVTFPLPMIVTQLLVNLSQSTLVEQVQSLPVDGVGLLRSELMVLNILNGQHPNSWILSGRQAELLELWSEQIMQFARAFAPRPIFYRSLDWRSQDLPSLSDNLESSPQSMLGERGTFSYLRNPAVFELELQALASVQQAGYSNVNLLLPFVRTVEEFVFCRRKVEQAFLTEVAQFQLWMMAEVPSVLFLLPEYVKAGVAGISIGTNDLTQLLLGVDREQGQLAKVFNERHPAVMSAIAQLIQMAQTAGIPCSICGQAPALYPEIIDKLVEWGITSISVEPEAVERTYQAIARAEQRLILAAARRKLY